Below is a genomic region from Deinococcus sp. YIM 134068.
TGGCCTCAGGATCGAAAGCGGTTCCGATCCGTTCTTGCTCTGAACGACGCGGGAGTAGCTCAGCTGGTAGAGCACTACCTTGCCAAGGTAGATGTCGCGAGTTCGAATCTCGTCTCCCGCTCCATCCTCCCCACCCTAAAACATGGGTGGGGTGTTGTATTGCTGCGACTCAAATTATTTCAACAGACGAAGCATCGAACTCCACTTGCGGGTACTGGGGATTCATTTCTTCCAACGTCTTGAGAATGATCTGACCGATCAGAAGGTTTCGGAACCATTTGCGGTCCGCTGGAACGACATGCCACGGGGCGGTCCCAGTACTGGTCTTCAGGATGGCCTCGTAGACAGTGGTGTAATCGTCCCACCTTGCGCGCTCCTTCAGGTCGCTGGGGTCGAACTTCCAGTGCTTGGCGGGGTCGTCGAGGCGGGCCTGAAGTCTGGCCTTCTGCTCCTCGGGGCTGATGTGGAGGTAGAACTTCAGGACGCGCATGCCCGCGTCATTCAACAGGGCCTCGAAGGCGCGGATGTGGTCGAGGCGGTGCCGGGCTGTCTCCTCGTCAATCATGCCGTGAACGCGGGGAACGAGGACATCCTCGTAGTGGCTGCGGTTGAAGACGCCAATCATGCCGTGGCGGGGCGTATTGGCGTGGACACGCCACAGGAAGTCGTGGGCGCGTTCCTCCCCGGTGGGCACCTTGAAGTTGACGATCCGCACCCCGTTGGGATTGAAGGCACCGATGACGCGCTTGACCGTGCCGTCCTTGCCGCCCGCGTCGCGCGCTTGCAGGACGATGAGCAGAGCCTGTTTGTCCTCGGCGTAGAGGCGTTCCTGCCAGAGGGCGAGCTGCTTCTCGATGGCGGGAAGGAGCGCCTGCCCCTGCTTCTTGCTGAGGCCGCCGTCGTCGTCGGTGGCCCAGCCGCTCAAGGAAACGTCCTGTCCGGGGGGCACGCGGTAGGTGTCAGGCTCCATATCGAAGGCTAACATGCGCGGCCCCGGCCTCCGGCCTTCCTACATCCTCTGCCGCACGAGCGCAAAGGCGCGGCCTCCCAGCAGCACGATGAGCGCGGCCCCGGCGAGCGCGATGCTCAGGGCGGCAGGCAGGCCGACGTGTTCGGAGACGAAGCCGATGACGGGTGGGCCGAGCAGGAAGCCCGCGTAGCCGATGGTGGCGACCTGCGCGATGCCCCGTCCGGCGAGGGCGTGGCCCGCCGCACCGTACATGACGGGCACCACGTTGCTCAGGCCCAGGCCGGAGAGCGCAAATCCCAGGGTGGCGGGCAGTGGGTCGCGCGCGAGCAGCGCCAGCCCCAGCCCCAGCGCGGTGAGGAGGGCACCGCCGCGCACCGTCCGCTCGTCGCCGAGGCGGGTTCGCAGGCGATCGCCGAACCAGCGCCCCAGCGTCATCGCCGTGACGAAGGCCGTGTACCCGATCCCCGCGCTCCCGCCCGCCACGCCCAGCACGTCGCGGAAGTACAGCGCGGCCCAGTCGTAGTTCGCCCCCTCGGAGAGCATGCCCAGGAAGCACAATGTCCCGAGCAGCAGCACGGCGGCGCTCAGGGGAACCCGGCCACGGGGGCGCGTCCCGGCGGGCTGCCCCGCGCCCTCTGCCAGACCGTCGGGGAGGAGCAGGCGGCCCGCGAGGAAGCCGGCGACCGTGATCACCACCACGACGCCGAGCGCGTGCGCGAGCATGGGCACCCGGCCAATCAGCGCCGTGCCCAGGAGGGCACCGAACACGCTTCCCAGGCTGAAATAGGCGTGAAAGCGGCTCATCACCGGGCGGGCGAGGTGGCGCTCCACCGTCACGCCCTGCGCGTTCATCGCCACGTCCAGCGCGCCGTTCAGGCCGCCCATGACCGCCAGCGCGAGGACGAGGAGCGCGAGGTTCGGGGCCAGGAAGGGCAGCGCCAGCGAGAGCATACACAGCACCGTGGCGACGAGCGTGACCCGGTGGCTGCCGAAGCGGGCCGTCCATCCCCCCGTGAGGGGCATCGTTGCCAGGCTGCCCAGCCCCACCGCGAGCAGGGCGATGCCCACCTGCGCGTCCGTCAGCCCCAGCTTGTCGCGCACACCGGGAATGTTCACCGCCCAAGTGGCGAACACGACCCCGTTGGTCAGGAAGACGATGCCCAGCGCCCGCCGGGCCACCTCCGCGCGCCAGGCAGGAAGGGTGGAGGTGGGGGTGGGAAGGGCGGCGTCAGTCATGGGTACTCCGGGGAAGGAAGGGGAGGAAGTGGGGGTAGGCCTCATCTGAATCGATTCAGACAAGCTACCCATACGCTAGCATCCTCCCATGCCCCCCGCCAAGCCCGTCCCGGTGCGCCGCGTGACCCTGCGCGATGTGGCGGCCCGGCTAGGGGTGTCGCCCGCCACGGTGAGCAACGCCTACAACCGGCCCGATCAGCTCTCCCCGGAGCTGCGAGAGCGGGTGCTGACGGCGGCGCGTGAACTCGGTTACGGCGGTCCCGACCCCCTCGCGCGGAGTCTTCGCCGTGGGCGAACGGACGTGATCGGAGTGGTGTACGACGCGCCGCTGGAGTACGCCTTCGCGGACCCCGCCGCCGCGCTCTTCCTGGGGGCGGTGGCGCGCACGGTGCAGGAACGGCAGCTCAACCTGCTCCTTCTCGCCAGCCCGCAGGGGACGCTTCCCGTGGAGGCGGCCAGCGTGGACGGCTTCGTGGTGTACTGCGCCGCCGAGGAGAGCGAATTGCTGCGTGCGG
It encodes:
- a CDS encoding polyphosphate kinase 2 family protein, which produces MEPDTYRVPPGQDVSLSGWATDDDGGLSKKQGQALLPAIEKQLALWQERLYAEDKQALLIVLQARDAGGKDGTVKRVIGAFNPNGVRIVNFKVPTGEERAHDFLWRVHANTPRHGMIGVFNRSHYEDVLVPRVHGMIDEETARHRLDHIRAFEALLNDAGMRVLKFYLHISPEEQKARLQARLDDPAKHWKFDPSDLKERARWDDYTTVYEAILKTSTGTAPWHVVPADRKWFRNLLIGQIILKTLEEMNPQYPQVEFDASSVEII
- a CDS encoding MFS transporter; its protein translation is MTDAALPTPTSTLPAWRAEVARRALGIVFLTNGVVFATWAVNIPGVRDKLGLTDAQVGIALLAVGLGSLATMPLTGGWTARFGSHRVTLVATVLCMLSLALPFLAPNLALLVLALAVMGGLNGALDVAMNAQGVTVERHLARPVMSRFHAYFSLGSVFGALLGTALIGRVPMLAHALGVVVVITVAGFLAGRLLLPDGLAEGAGQPAGTRPRGRVPLSAAVLLLGTLCFLGMLSEGANYDWAALYFRDVLGVAGGSAGIGYTAFVTAMTLGRWFGDRLRTRLGDERTVRGGALLTALGLGLALLARDPLPATLGFALSGLGLSNVVPVMYGAAGHALAGRGIAQVATIGYAGFLLGPPVIGFVSEHVGLPAALSIALAGAALIVLLGGRAFALVRQRM